In the genome of Candidatus Neomarinimicrobiota bacterium, one region contains:
- the murA gene encoding UDP-N-acetylglucosamine 1-carboxyvinyltransferase has product MDKIVIHGQKSLSGSVEISGAKNAVLPLMATSLLSQGVTILHKVPNLKDTRTMISLLEMTGAGIEFKDGTLTIDGSTVDTPFAPYELVKTMRASFYVLGPLLARFGSAKVSLPGGCAWGPRPVNFHLAAMEKLGADIQLDEGYINAKAKTLKGNEIHFEIPSVGATGNTIMAAVLAEGTTAITNAAMEPEITQLADVLVQMGSNITGIGTSTLVIQGVQSLTAQEITVIPDRIEAGTFLICGAAIGDFTLHNVEPSHLSIVLEKLKNVGAEISINENSILIKKAKGVKPVDVTTDVYPGFPTDLQAQWIALMTIAEGSSMVTDTVYHDRFSHVPELIRLGANIRVENNVAFVRGKPSLKGANVMSTDIRASASLILGGLFSEGKTDVSRVYHIDRGYENIEQKFRNLGAEISREYE; this is encoded by the coding sequence ATGGATAAAATTGTAATACATGGACAAAAATCACTTTCTGGTTCGGTAGAAATTAGTGGGGCAAAAAATGCAGTTTTGCCTCTTATGGCAACTTCTTTGTTATCCCAAGGTGTAACAATTCTTCATAAAGTACCAAATTTGAAAGACACCCGGACCATGATTAGTTTGCTTGAAATGACGGGTGCCGGGATTGAGTTTAAAGATGGAACGCTAACCATTGATGGGAGCACAGTGGACACGCCATTTGCTCCTTACGAGCTCGTTAAAACTATGCGAGCATCCTTTTATGTTCTTGGTCCGTTACTAGCCAGATTCGGTTCTGCAAAAGTATCTTTACCGGGTGGATGCGCTTGGGGTCCTCGACCTGTGAATTTTCATTTGGCTGCCATGGAAAAATTGGGTGCAGATATTCAGTTGGATGAGGGATATATCAATGCAAAAGCAAAAACATTAAAAGGTAATGAAATTCATTTTGAAATTCCATCGGTAGGAGCGACAGGAAATACCATAATGGCGGCAGTCCTTGCCGAAGGAACAACAGCCATTACTAACGCTGCTATGGAACCAGAAATCACCCAATTGGCAGATGTACTCGTTCAGATGGGAAGTAATATTACCGGCATTGGGACCAGCACACTCGTCATTCAAGGAGTGCAATCACTAACTGCTCAAGAAATAACCGTAATTCCCGATAGAATTGAAGCAGGTACTTTTTTAATCTGTGGTGCTGCAATTGGGGATTTTACCTTACATAATGTTGAACCCAGCCATTTGTCAATTGTTCTTGAAAAATTAAAAAATGTCGGCGCAGAAATCTCCATTAATGAAAATTCGATTCTCATCAAAAAAGCAAAGGGTGTAAAACCGGTGGATGTTACGACGGATGTGTATCCTGGATTTCCAACAGATTTACAAGCGCAATGGATAGCGCTTATGACGATAGCGGAGGGTTCCTCGATGGTTACTGACACGGTTTACCATGACAGATTTTCTCATGTACCTGAATTAATTAGACTTGGTGCAAATATTCGCGTGGAAAATAATGTAGCATTTGTGCGTGGTAAACCTTCTTTGAAGGGTGCAAATGTTATGTCTACGGATATACGTGCGAGCGCATCGCTTATCCTAGGCGGACTATTTTCCGAGGGTAAAACGGACGTAAGCAGAGTATATCACATTGATCGGGGTTACGAAAATATTGAACAAAAATTCAGGAATTTGGGTGCAGAAATTTCCCGGGAATATGAGTAA